From a region of the Drosophila virilis strain 15010-1051.87 chromosome 3, Dvir_AGI_RSII-ME, whole genome shotgun sequence genome:
- the LOC6624725 gene encoding uncharacterized protein F58A4.6 — protein sequence MKLIVCVCDYSRRRHFYNRPLPDRIQVLSSGEGNNQAKIKTVRRLQLELDAVIGNYVLREVLQQQVLHDLLLHDLGVQLLWLAFRPPERLAIDYKWADMLAHTICRHIELEQLMCWLSTLGGGYSALGDQFEGCAQAAGQISLQQLTIGLRLGDPFVQARCKLYYSISLIQRGQLRRAKFLIRAQYRFACGEHKKHDRRLVHMCLGIWQRLCYEYEQRQRRRLIGKSK from the coding sequence ATGAAGCTAATTGTGTGCGTCTGCGACTATTCGAGGCGTCGCCATTTCTACAATCGTCCACTTCCAGACCGCATTCAAGTGCTCTCCAGTGGTGAGGGCAACAACCAGGCTAAGATTAAAACTgtgcgacgtttgcaattggaGCTGGATGCGGTTATTGGCAACTATGTGTTGCGTGAAGtgttgcagcagcaggtgcTGCACGATTTGCTGCTGCATGATCTAGGTGTCCAGCTGCTGTGGCTGGCATTCCGTCCCCCAGAACGTTTGGCCATCGATTACAAGTGGGCGGATATGTTGGCGCACACCATTTGCCGGCACATCGAGCTGGAGCAGCTTATGTGCTGGCTGTCCACGCTGGGTGGCGGCTACTCGGCGCTTGGCGACCAGTTCGAAGGCTGCGCTCAGGCAGCGGGTCAGATCTCACTCCAGCAGCTGACAATCGGCCTGCGCCTGGGTGATCCGTTTGTGCAGGCGCGCTGCAAGCTCTACTATAGCATATCCCTTATACAACGTGGTCAACTGCGACGAGCCAAGTTTCTAATACGCGCACAATACCGATTCGCATGTGGGGAGCACAAAAAGCACGACCGGCGTCTGGTGCACATGTGCCTGGGCATTTGGCAGCGCCTGTGCTACGAGTACGAGCAGCGCCAGAGACGTCGTTTAATTGGAAAAAGCAAatga